CCCGCGAGCTGGACCTGATCCGCGCCGTGGCCGACCGCATCCCCGAGCGGCTGCGCGCCGTCTACACGCAGGACCGGCCCATCGACTTCCGCCCGGTGCACCCGCTGGACCCCTTCCAGCCGGAGCCGCGCGCCCCCGCCCGGCACGTCTGGTTCCGGGCCGACGGCGAGATCCCGGACGACACCCTCTCGCACCAGGCGGTGCTCGCCTACGCCTCGGACTACGGGCTGCTGGGGACGGCGCTCCTCCCGCACGGCCTCACCTTCCAGATGCGGAAGCTGCAGGCCGCCTCGCTCGACCACGCGCTCTGGTTCCACCGCCCCTTCCGCGCGAACGACTGGCTCCTGTACTCCACCGACGCCCCCAGCGCCTCCGGGGCGCGCGGCTTCACCCGCGGGAGTATCTTCACCCGCGACGGCCGGCTGGTGGCCTCGGTGGCGCAGGAGGGGCTGCTCCGCCTCCGCGAGGGGTGAGACCGGTCCGGGGGCGGGGCGGATC
Above is a genomic segment from Longimicrobiaceae bacterium containing:
- the tesB gene encoding acyl-CoA thioesterase II encodes the protein MSYALGALLELLDLEPLEHNIYRGQNRDIGSGRAYGGQVLAQALVAARRTVEEERVAHSLHGYFILPGDVQAPIVYFVDRLRDGKSFTTRQVTAIQHGRAIFNMSASFQVVEDDGPDHQVEMPEVPPPEELARELDLIRAVADRIPERLRAVYTQDRPIDFRPVHPLDPFQPEPRAPARHVWFRADGEIPDDTLSHQAVLAYASDYGLLGTALLPHGLTFQMRKLQAASLDHALWFHRPFRANDWLLYSTDAPSASGARGFTRGSIFTRDGRLVASVAQEGLLRLREG